The proteins below come from a single Holdemania massiliensis genomic window:
- a CDS encoding helix-turn-helix domain-containing protein: MEFYQKLQELRKQKNLTQEELSEILFVSRTAISKWESGRGYPSIESLKAIAEFFGITIDELLSNRELISIAEKDSHQKTQHMRDLMLGLIDCSAGMLLFIPLFGQQDGDIIRQVSLLSLQDTPLFIKTAFLAIIFFIVACGIAELALQNCSFPLWTKAKTSLSMILTSLSVVIFIATLEPYAAFFTFVQLVIKEILLLKRP, translated from the coding sequence ATGGAATTTTACCAAAAGCTGCAGGAGCTTAGAAAACAAAAAAATTTAACGCAGGAAGAACTCTCTGAAATCCTGTTTGTTTCGCGGACAGCGATTTCAAAATGGGAATCAGGACGCGGCTATCCAAGCATTGAATCATTAAAAGCGATAGCTGAATTTTTCGGTATCACGATCGATGAGCTGCTTTCCAATCGGGAACTGATTTCTATTGCGGAGAAAGACAGTCATCAAAAAACGCAGCATATGCGTGATTTAATGTTGGGGTTGATCGATTGTTCGGCGGGCATGTTGCTTTTTATTCCGCTGTTTGGACAGCAGGACGGCGATATAATTCGACAGGTGTCTTTGTTATCCTTGCAGGACACCCCATTGTTTATCAAAACTGCATTCCTTGCAATTATTTTTTTTATCGTTGCCTGCGGCATTGCCGAATTAGCCTTACAAAACTGCTCCTTTCCTCTTTGGACAAAAGCAAAGACAAGCTTATCGATGATCTTGACTTCCCTGAGTGTTGTTATCTTTATTGCAACCCTTGAACCTTATGCCGCCTTTTTTACCTTTGTTCAGCTGGTCATCAAGGAGATTTTACTATTAAAACGTCCATGA
- the aroF gene encoding 3-deoxy-7-phosphoheptulonate synthase, which yields MILTVKKDCDRNELQRLMNQLEKKGLELNFSEGANYIVLGLVGDTTALDVDWLKSFTCVKEVTRVQAPYKKANRLFHPEDSIIDVSGIKVGGHEKIVVIGGPCSVEGEQIICDIAQEVKAAGGVMLRGGAYKPRTSPYAFQGMGTEGILAMVKAREKTGLPIVSELMSADKIDEFVEHVDLIQVGARNMQNFDLLKALGKVDKPVLLKRGLANTIEEWIMAAEYIMAGGNKNVILCERGIRTFEKYTRNTLDLSVVPIIKERTHLPIIIDPSHATGDWKLVEAMSLAAIAAGADGLIIEVHSCPECAWSDGAQSLKPAKFASLIEKGRAIAQVIGREL from the coding sequence ATGATTTTAACCGTAAAAAAAGACTGTGACCGCAACGAACTGCAGCGGCTGATGAATCAGCTGGAGAAAAAAGGCCTGGAACTCAATTTCAGCGAAGGAGCGAATTATATCGTCTTAGGCTTGGTCGGCGATACGACGGCACTGGACGTCGACTGGCTGAAAAGCTTTACCTGTGTAAAAGAAGTAACGCGGGTTCAGGCGCCATATAAGAAAGCCAATCGTTTGTTTCACCCGGAAGATTCCATCATCGACGTCAGCGGCATAAAGGTCGGCGGTCATGAAAAAATCGTGGTCATCGGCGGCCCCTGTTCGGTTGAGGGTGAACAGATCATCTGTGATATCGCTCAAGAGGTCAAAGCTGCCGGCGGCGTGATGCTGCGGGGTGGGGCATACAAGCCGAGAACCTCGCCATATGCGTTTCAGGGGATGGGGACTGAAGGTATTCTGGCGATGGTCAAAGCCCGGGAAAAGACCGGTCTGCCGATTGTCAGCGAATTGATGAGTGCGGATAAGATTGATGAATTTGTCGAGCATGTCGATCTGATTCAGGTTGGGGCGCGCAACATGCAGAACTTCGATCTGTTAAAAGCACTGGGAAAAGTCGATAAGCCGGTGCTGTTAAAGCGCGGGTTGGCGAACACGATTGAGGAATGGATCATGGCGGCGGAATACATCATGGCCGGCGGCAATAAGAACGTGATCCTGTGCGAACGCGGGATCCGGACCTTTGAGAAATACACCCGCAACACGTTGGATCTGAGCGTTGTACCGATCATCAAGGAACGGACGCATCTGCCGATTATCATCGACCCTTCGCATGCGACTGGAGACTGGAAGCTAGTCGAAGCGATGTCGCTGGCAGCCATCGCGGCGGGCGCGGATGGTCTGATCATCGAAGTCCATTCCTGCCCGGAATGCGCGTGGAGCGATGGGGCACAGTCATTGAAGCCGGCGAAGTTTGCTTCGCTGATTGAAAAAGGTCGCGCGATTGCCCAGGTTATCGGCCGCGAGCTGTAA
- a CDS encoding helix-turn-helix domain-containing protein, whose translation MSNELSHTIKLRIQALAKERGMSLYQLSQISGMTQSTVNNLMNRETSSPTIATIKRLCDGLGITLAEFFDTDDFTGLKTKPTPKEKK comes from the coding sequence ATGAGCAACGAGCTTTCCCATACGATTAAGCTCAGAATTCAGGCGCTGGCCAAAGAACGGGGAATGTCCTTATACCAGCTGTCCCAAATCAGCGGGATGACACAGTCGACAGTCAATAATCTGATGAATCGGGAGACGAGTTCTCCGACGATTGCCACGATTAAGCGGCTGTGTGATGGATTGGGCATCACCTTGGCAGAGTTTTTCGATACCGATGATTTTACCGGCTTGAAGACTAAACCAACGCCAAAGGAAAAGAAATAA